The following are encoded in a window of Urocitellus parryii isolate mUroPar1 chromosome 7, mUroPar1.hap1, whole genome shotgun sequence genomic DNA:
- the Eif4a3 gene encoding eukaryotic initiation factor 4A-III: MAATATMATSGSARKRLLKEEDMTKVEFETSEEVDVTPTFDTMGLREDLLRGIYAYGFEKPSAIQQRAIKQIIKGRDVIAQSQSGTGKTATFSISVLQCLDIQVRETQALILAPTRELAVQIQKGLLALGDYMNVQCHACIGGTNVGEDIRKLDYGQHVVAGTPGRVFDMIRRRSLRTRAIKMLVLDEADEMLNKGFKEQIYDVYRYLPPATQVVLISATLPHEILEMTNKFMTDPIRILVKRDELTLEGIKQFFVAVEREEWKFDTLCDLYDTLTITQAVIFCNTKRKVDWLTEKMREANFTVSSMHGDMPQKERESIMKEFRSGASRVLISTDVWARGLDVPQVSLIINYDLPNNRELYIHRIGRSGRYGRKGVAINFVKNDDIRILRDIEQYYSTQIDEMPMNVADLI, translated from the exons ATGGCGGCTACGGCCACGATGGCGACTTCGGGATCGGCGCGGAAGCGTCTGCTCAAAGAGGAGGACATGACCAAAGTGGAGTTCGAGACCAGCGAGGAGGTGGACGTGACGCCCACGTTCGACACCATGGGCCTGCGGGAGGACCTGCTGCGCGGCATCTACGCCTACG GTTTTGAAAAACCATCAGCAATCCAACAGCGAGCTATCAAGCAGATAATTAAAGGGAGAGACGTCATTGCACA GTCCCAATCTGGTACAGGCAAGACAGCCACCTTCAGTATTTCAGTCCTCCAGTGTTTAGACATACAG GTTCGAGAAACCCAGGCTTTGATCTTGGCTCCAACAAGAGAGTTAGCTGTACAGATTCAAAAG GGCCTGCTCGCTCTGGGAGACTACATGAATGTCCAGTGCCATGCCTGTATTGGGGGCACCAACGTCGGGGAGGACATCCGGAAGCTGGACTACGGGCAGCATGTTGTCGCTGGCACTCCAGGGCGTGTCTTTG ATATGATTCGTCGCAGAAGTTTAAGGACTCGGGCAATCAAGATGCTGGTTTTGGATGAGGCTGATGAGATGCTGAATAAAG GTTTCAAAGAGCAGATTTACGATGTGTACCGGTACCTGCCCCCAGCCACACAGGTGGTCCTCATCAGCGCCACTCTGCCTCATGAGATCCTGGAAATGACCAACAAGTTCATGACAGACCCCATCCGTATCCTGGTGAAGCG TGATGAACTGACCCTGGAAGGCATCAAACAGTTTTTCGTGGCAGTGGAAAGAGAAGAGTGGAAGTTTGACACCCTGTGTGACCTCTATGACACTCTGACCATCACTCAGGCAGTCATCTTCTGTAACACCAAGAGGAAG GTTGACTGGCTgacagagaaaatgagagaagcCAATTTCACTGTGTCCTCCATGCACGGAGACATGCCTCAGAAGGAGCGGGAGTCCATCATGAAGGAATTCCGGTCTGGCGCCAG CCGAGTGCTCATTTCCACAGACGTCTGGGCCCGGGGGCTGGATGTCCCCCAGGTGTCCCTCATCATCAACTATGACCTGCCCAACAACAGAGAACTGTACATACACAG AATTGGGAGATCGGGTCGGTATGGCCGGAAGGGTGTGGCCATCAATTTTGTGAAGAATGACGACATCCGCATCCTCAGAGACATTGAGCAGTACTATTCCACTCAGATTGATGAAATGCCTATGAATG TTGCTGACCTGATCTGA